TAAAAATCAATTGCCACAACGATTGATTTATACAAAGCTTTGGTTACAGATTTCGATATAAAATCCAATGTAAACGTATCtgtttattttaagaacattataAATGGTGTCAATTTGTGCATTTACAGCCATACACGATGTCTAAGATCTCTCAGTTGGTATATAGGCTGATCAGCATCTGTGATTACACTATGTTTTACGGAGGTCTCAGTACTCAGATTGTAACAATTTGTTTGAGTTGTACTCCTCgtttctgaaacatttattacatacctTTTGTGATTATATGATATTAATTCTATCACTTATGCATTTCCAAAACGCAGAATCATGTGACATTCTGAATTTAAAATCTTTGTAACGTATCTATTCATCACGTATCTGGTTTCACCCATCTAAATTCTTCTTCCTTTTCAATTCCAAGTACGTAAAGATACAGCATTTCATGTAAATGATCAGTGTTCTTCTGCTCACGTAAgggaaaataggggaaaaaattgATTGATTGCTGAATGCGAAATCATGCATCAATCATTCAATAATGTATGTGGCTTTTGATATAGTAACATACTGTTTATCAAACttcaaaatcatatcataaatgttgTCTGTAATGGATGGACATTACAAATAAAGATAAGattttcacatttgtttcatttcataGTGATTTAACAAATGAAGGTAACGTATCTAATTTATGCTTTGGcgacaatatatatttgaatgcacAGACAATGAAAATTATATGCCAGTGATCATGAATTTTGGTAAGTCATGAATGAAAACAGTTTGATTCCAAAAGATTCTAAATACAACGTACAATAGGTTTAGGACACAAAATTAGGCAATTTTAAAACTCTTACGCGGAATCAGTGTAGTAAGGCtcatttatttttctataaatgcaaaaagtctCCTTGAAAATGGTATGAAATGTTAAGTATAGGTCAAGAATGACGTAAAAGCAGGAACTAGCtatagaaaattgaaaatgacacttTATCTTGGGGAAAAAAGACTTTATTTCGTTTAGCCATCATGCGACAAGCTCGAAAGTGCTTCTGGATTACCTAtattaaggtggagtgcgacctttaatttttttttaaatacatctatgaaaaattaacggaggaaaattgaggatatttctgatttattcccgttttccgtttggctcttatttaagccacatttgtttgatgcgctgtcaaacttggccactaacggcactttttggacgtcatttcttggcgtcattttcattgtttctgtaaggtTTTTAGCATATCCCTATTTCAGTTGAAAGCGGAcacgaatgaaatttatatatttttaaaagatttaaaattcccTTTCCAGTGATATAACtttcgtgaatgatctatgacgtaccttaagattatgtcgcattaaagcgtcagacttacacaaaatgtaacgtagagtttagctggaaaattgtccgtttttcgagtataacattttttttggtcgaggaattttgtgtaaatttcaatcataaatgtgcaagtatatttacttgcgtttgattaacgaaaaattgtatgtcaccgaattcgtttttcagtacgaccgattttgtttccccacccccgagctaaaatgcgacgttatatggtggtatttttaaagttactctaaagtttcggacgatttcggaaaatttgTACTATGGAACAAGTTGTCGgcattttatcgtaaaaatatacgttcaatgaaagcatatactgaaatataaaaaaatatcacatatacagtaaatcgaattataatagaaaaatgaagtaaACGCGATGTTACTTGGTGGTCTTTTTAAAGTTACGCCgatagtttcggacgatttcggaaattTTGTACTATGGAGCTTATTGTCGACAAGATTTCGTTAATTTATACGTTTAATGTTAGcataatatactgaaatataagaaaaaaacacaTAGGCCTATAAttcgaattataatagaaaaattaagTCCCGGCTAGTCTTGAGCTGTGAATTttcggattttttttcaattatgattaacttagttagcattcgagtttaatgtgtgattatgatcgaattcttacgcataagaacgaaaaactcgggttattctacgataatgtcgctgacttcaaatcacttgccaaatGGAAGTTTTATAACAGAATGGCATAATGTTCAAGGCTAATTTCTGTAGAACAAGCATCATTAACTTTGTATTACATAAGGCATTaactttaaaatacattaattatCAATGAACAGAATGGTCATgttccaaaaattatttcaaaattggatgccaaaactttgaaaaaaaaaaacatttaattatagctttaactaatttgTCTGGTGTCAAAGATCACAGAACACGACAGTATGAATTTTCActtgagttaaaatatttcaaaccaaaaccAGGAACTATTTTTATCAGAAGGCGAATTATCGTTGAACGTGGGCGGGCCTTTTTGACTGTTCTGTTATAGGATGACGGAAGGATATCTTgacatttgttttgattttctgatacttctagaaagcaaatcagttatttttgtagcaaggtatcgtaaaatgtaaatataagaattgaatgctatattttttttgtgcgttcatatggttatgaaccacactggaaggccAAGTATCGCTTGtgtgattcatgaatttgcaggaagtcccaatgtactttatacccgtataaacgcacagaaattattattcaattcttaaataaagtatacaTGTGTTCATACCTGTTACAACAGAATATATGCAAAGAACATTGAAGTAAACAGTCTAGAATGCCTAtgaactgatcagactgctgagggcaaactttgacttatgcacaatttaaaaacagacaaagtgatgaagctatttcaacagGATCTCAACTTTTGAGCATAAAactgaataggaattttacttgtttgttcgGATTTTTTCCATAGTTTGACTTAATTACAAAATTAAGCCCTCTGCAAAAATTACGAATTTCATTGTATCCTTCACAGTAAAATGTAGGGATGAGAAcgaaagaaatctaaaattcataTAGCCCAAGAAGCAGACAGTTTCTTTGCCTTTAATCGTCaaaatgcaaaaattatcacataagCGAGTTCAAAGACGCAAACCATGACATGTCAAAGTCCTTAAACCACTCCAAAGAAGAGCGCAGTTATTTAAtaatttctaagtcaaacaagGGCCACAACTTACAGTCTAGCAACCAagcgttattttatcaaattttcttacaaacaaaaatttattatgttaatgaataaatttcaaacaaaagtttTATGTCAAATCTGGGCAATAATTTCTATTGATTTAAAGCTATTATCTAACTTGGTATTGTAAGATGGTGAGCACTGAAAAAAACAATGACTGTCACTACTGCACACTAATACATTAATTTGTAAATACAGACTAGATATGTAATGCCGTTGAAACAAACAATGGCTGTCACTAGATATCACAAAACTTACACATAGACTTTAAACATTTTGTCAAATTAAACGTGTTAGTAAGGgatgattttctacatttaaatcaatatttaatgataaaatattttaacgaaATATATTCATATTACAGCTCTAATTgctatattgtttttaaatttgcatTATACAGAAAGTTACCGattaaattgataatatttgACGGAAACAGCAATATGAACCTTAAaccttttcaaatacattaagaGACACAGACACAAAACTATGATAAAAAGCATAGAGCAATATTTAATGGAAATGTTTAAACTACTTCATCTCAGAAAagaaattatgtcactttttatataaatttgtaactACATGTTCTTGTCTTTAGGCTACAAATACATTGCCTAactgtattttttctaaatgtcatgaagatatcTCTATGAAGGTTTAAGAGGCATTATTAAAGTTACGTTTTTTCGATTTGGACACTgcagtccataacattttgcttACCATCTATGAGGATTATCATTGATTCCCTTCGAGATAAGGAAGCAGGTGCAGCTTGATAAAAAGGCTCACCATCTTACTCTAGTTGTTTTTATCACACactatttcaaacaaatgataattAGTCTAGTAGAAGATTTTGTCTTTGGATCAGTTACTGGCgatgataaaaataaacaatatgccAGGAAAATTACCAGTTTTGTGACTGTGTATCACTCTTTTTTCTAGACACAGTTTGTTGCCAAATAAATTTACTCCACGGTCAAATATACATCGACGGATTTGGAGCAGGCAACAGCAATTAGGAACAAGTGTTTCGGGGGCACAAACTAGAATGACACTTTTGGAAATGTGGTTTAAACATTCGAGAAAACCGTAATATAAAAGGGTTTGAACTAAGACATAAACGCCCTTCTCGATGATGTTGAAGTTTCGTATTGAGAATACAGAAATTGTTTTTCATGACAGTTTGGATACTTGAAGAAAGATATACGTTGAATTAATTGTCATTTGGATATACTTGATGTGCACAACAATATCAACTAAGAATGTTTCTGAAGAGCACACATGTCCCAACAAATGCATGTCTTACACAGGGAATACAAATGTAGTTTCAACAATGTGGTCAAATTAAACGTGGTGCCATTCTTTTGTATGGATTTTGTAAAACACGACGTATTGCTTTAAAAGTAATGTTAACATCTCCTGTAACTTTAACATGACACCTTAAGAAGGCATTCAGCCTGTGTTAAGTAACTCACATTCAGTCTGGAATGAATGACACACACATTACTGTGATGTTGAGGCGCCTTGACTGAACACAGAATGGACTCTTTAAACATTTCGTATCCGAGTACGATATTGACTTTTGAACTGAGGATAGGTGATGATGAAAATTTAGTAATCTTATGATAATTATTTATGCTTTGCGTCATTTCTTAACCGCTTGATAAATGAATTACACTGAGAAAAAATTTATGATTGGTCACCTCATGATTAacgatatatttcaaaagatttgtAAGATATCAAAAGAAACTTGATGGCCTTtgtaacataaaaatgaaaattacttcTCCTGGAGAGTTGACTTCATATCACGGGATGAAAATCTACCACCCCTTAAAACATCACAAATATAGTTACAGTTCCATAAGCGGATCTTATTATGCAATTATGGCATTCATATCCAACATGTGTGTGCATCCCAGCAAAGTGAAGAAAGTATAAATCCCCACTCGAACTGGTTCAAATTTTACATCAAAAGTACTCAGGTGTGAGTATGTGCCGAAAGGACAGACGCTTCCAGTGTCCTTAACAGAATCTTTTGCGAGTTAAATTTGCTAATACATTACTAACACATTGAATATATCAACTGCTTTAATAGTTTTGATTACAAAGTAAATAAGTATTTGATGGCTAATTAACAGAGTACTTTCAGAAGAAAGCTATTGTCCTGGAAAATGAAGACATATCATATGCAGAATGAGATGGCAGCACTGATTGAAATTTTAGTGCACATCATAATGTATTGTTTTCCCCGCTTCCGATCTCATTATCCGCGCTTCTGGTGTCATTTTCCCTGCTTCTGGTCCCATTGTACCCATACATATTTAGCAATTATAACAGttgaaaaaggtttaaaaactATTGGAAAATGACAGCACAGGGTTAAAACAGTCGTCTAGAAAGTAGAGTTACATTGCACAGCAGAAAAACACATATAGACACTTTATTCAATTGATTTTTTCTTGCAAAGTATTCACTTGCGAGAACAGaaattttcatgatatttaaCAAAAGGCGAAAAATGAATCTAGGAGAAAATGTATTCACATTTTTACGttcaataaacattttcttctgtAACAGTAAATGCAAACTGAAACAGTCGACGGAGAGATTTGATGATTTTGACTTTATCTATGTATAACAAATTTTGTCTCtagtttttaaatatcaaaatgcattATTAACTGCTTCAGTGACGCAGAAGagaaatgatgtaaaataaaagaaaaacagataGCTGAGCTTAATagttattaataaaatatcattatcGATTACTgagtattttatgttttatagacTTGTctcaatgttataaaattttgtgCCTCCGTGGCTGGCATATAGAACTCTTATAGCCCGTCCTTGGGCCATCCGATATAACTACACGAAACAAAAGATACAATCAGCCAGTACAACTCTgcagatatttattttatatcatgcaTTCTTCATACTTTTCTAACATTagtgtgttttcttttctttagtttatacttatttgtttatacttatttgttttagctcgattgtgatgaaagtttcaagcttattggaaccactctcgagtccgcttcctggaaaaaccagtactggtttcatatgagaagtcatggtcgtgaccccagtgggacttgagcccacgacccctggattgagcggccgacatcttatccactagaccaccgctccccttctttcttttctttaatttaagaCTTCAAAATTATCACTTGCAGGCTTCAATTcagtgaaaacattaatttatgtTTCGAAAATAAATGCATTGAAAGTAAGTACTTTTGTAAAATGTGGAATTATTATTTCTCAGTATTTCACCAGATCTTTCCGCGGAGTGAAGACATAAGCCGTTTAAGTATATAAAATAGATTTCCCACtaatttttactttcaaattattgttttaaatatataagaaaaaaaactaatggCAGTTTCTAAAGACAAGGGCATAATGAAGTTAGAAAGCCGagcacaaaaacattttaaaaatattgattcgCAACCTTGTCATCGTTACTGTACAGACGTGCATTAAAACACAGCAAAATAgttaaaattaatataatgagaGACAACCAAACTTTATCCTTTCATAAACCTCAATTCCAAGTTTGTAATAGTAATTTGTATCTGAAAAACTAGTTGTTATCTATAGCGCATTTCTTGCTATACCGAATATAATACCatatgaaacaaaatgtgattaagGTTCTCCTCACCAAAGCAAAAGTATTAACAGTGATACTAGTAAACGTGTGTCAACATAGAGATGATTCAAGCGCTCATGCGCTGTTACctcacatttttacattttactcaCCCTTTATGTGTGTTCCATGACAGAGCGTAAACGTATAATAACGTATGATAGTTCCAATGGAAATGACGACAACGTCATAAAACAGCACATTGAAAAGAACACTTAATAATGACATTGATAGGCAATATATTCTTTTTAGAGCTTTTAATACTTTTAtactagaatagcgttagcgcgcATGTTGATTTCGTTTCATAACATctaaaacatgcgttatccctacaataaaacTGGACATAACGTCGCCGGCGATAAGATGACAGTTGGAGCAAGAATAACAATTGCCATCGGATTGAGGAAATGAATGTCGGAAGTGCTATTTTCTTCGGAAAGTTGTCAAAAAAATGTTCTCGTATTTGTTCGTGCAATAACTGTTTTGTCCCGATACCTACGACAACGAAATAAAAACCAGAAGAAAGTTAAAATATCTAGAAAGAGGTCATCGAATAAGTTATACGAATAAAAACTCACTGACTGCGTAATGTAGGCCCCTATATCCTATTTTCGATTTCGAAAATTAAATGCCCTCCATTTTTTTAAGTTATAATGCAATTCCTCACCACTTAGGTAAGCACACATGTAAGCAGATGTACGCCCTGGTATTAAAAATAAACTGATGTGAAAATTTATATTGCCAAAGTATATATTTATGGAATCTCCTCCATATGTCCTATACGTATATGACAATACCAGTGTAAAATGTAAAACCTGTAATCAGTTCATCTTGTTTGTTCTAtaatattcaattttgaaattccCATTCGAATAAAATATGATCTAAGACCCTTTGGTAGTACAGAATGCAATTGTACAGATAAAAGCATACTTGACTCCAATGTATAAAACGATTAAAGAAGTCAATTTAGTTTAGCCCTAATTTTCTTAACGCTTAAGAAATTGCTTTCTTTGTAAATTTAAGACAATAATGTGTAAAACATTGTTTGTATATGACTTTTAATATCAAATAGATAACAtagtatttttacattttgcttACATTTCAACGTTATAGCTACAACATATGTTTTTAAATGTGTGAAAAATGTCACGAATACACTATAGACAGTCAAGAAAGCCAGTGGGCGTTAAAAGTTTCATTAAGTGTATAATATCCGCATGTATATGACATCACAAATAATGATCTTCAAACTGCGATCAGCGCGTGCATACATAGCGTGCGTTCGTGTGTGCGTGGGTGCGTACATGTCAACGATAGCCCGTGTTAGCGACTCCTCTACAAGACTGTTAATAACTCTTCGTAAAGAGTCCGTAAGATAATGAAGATGCTCCAATGCCAGAAGCATCCCTAGTTCTTTAGTGTCCCATGTGTTAAAAAAGCTCATGTACGGGACCCTTACCTGAATGTTAAGTTCTTTTGCGCTGGAGGAGTGGGGGGATTGAACTCAAGAAGACCGGGCCGCTATGTTCGCTCTAacataaatacacaaaatactagtatatgtaattgttaaacatCTTGAATTTCTTATTTATCAAACGTGCtacaagttttatttatttaacaaagtcATCCTTTATAAATGGAATTACAAACACGGCCAAATTGGTATATAAATGTCGTTTAAGAAGAGTCAGAATGTGGTCTTTATTTGCCGGTAACCTTTATTTGCGAGTTAAATTAATTGACtttgtacatttgtttaaaattgaattcAGAGATAAATGGTCTCCCTAAATGGTTatataatatttgcattttaatgcCTTTGGGTCACTTTGtcgaaaataacagaaaaagaaagaaaccaTATGCATAGATCTGTTTTCAAATGTTCTCCTCTTACAGATGTAATGACTAGTATTACGCTTGAAATATTACGTCTACCTTTGTTCATGAAATCAATATCGTCAAGGAAGTAAAATATAGTTATACAGATGTGTGGATAAAGTGGAATGCAAAAAGATATTGATATTTTTGATTAAAGCGATAAATACGAGTACATTTGATATACATTTTCGTTCTTGTAAACCATGAACTGATAAAAAGAGATCGCTTTACACATTATAAAATTTACGTAAGGTAAAACTTGACTATTTCGCGGAGTTGATTGTATATAAACAAAATAGACTTAGTTATTTTATACTGCacgcaaaatataaatattactttatAAACATGGCATCATCACGAAATTACAGTAAATCCGTAACAGCCGCATCGGACGAGATTAAGGATATATATTGTGAACCCTGTGTTGATGATGGAAAACAAATAGAAGCAGAAGGATTCTGTGTGGACTGTTCAGAATATCTGTGTGGACAATGTTATAACAGTCACGGAAGATTTAAAGCGTTCAAACACCATGTCCTccaggataagaaaaatatgcctGTTGATGTTAGAAGAACAAGTGTACTTGATGTGTGCGTAGAAAAGTGTTCTAAACATCCAACAAAGGTTACTGAATACTTTTGTCGGTCATGTGACACACTTGGATGTAGTGCGTGTATCACGACAAACCATCGCCAATGCCAAAATGTCGACCACGTACCGGACATTGTTATAGATCTAGAAAACAACGAGGAATTCAAAAAATTTGCTGAATATTTCGATGAAAAACTTACGTTgctgaaagaaaaaaagaacaaaattaattctaGAAAAACTGAAGTAGAGGAAATGAAAAAGCAAGCAAAGGTAGCACTTAAAGAGCAGCGTGATGAGATAAACAAGTTTTTCGACCATCTTGAGAATGAAATGGACAAGAAGATAACGGACATTGACAAAAATAACAAGGATACATTGAAAGCAGCGTCAGACAGATGTAATATCATAAATGAtgaattaaacaaaatgaaaactgaTGTCGAGACAAACAGAAAAAACGGCCAAAAATGTGAActgttcataaaaatgaaaagattGAAAGGTGAAATCGAAAAGCTTGATAGTCAGTTTGATATGTTATATGAAGAGAGCAAGGTACAGAGATATAAACTGGTACAATCCACACAGATAGAGGAAATAATGAAAAACACAACTGAAATATGCAGAATATTAACTGCAAAACTTGTTTCAGAGATTGATATAAGCTCTTGCAAAGACAAGGAAAAACCATGTATAAGTGGAATGTCAGTGGTGCAGAGGCACTACATAGCTGTTGCGGACGAGCGCAATAAAGTAGTGAAGATAATTGATACTAGAAATGGCAGAGTAACATCTGAAATAAGTTTGGACTGTTATTCCATATGAAGTATCACAAATGTCAAGGGCGATCAAATTATAGTTTCACTGACATCATTTAAACCTACATTCCAGAATAATCTTATCTCTCTGACTGTATCAGCGTCTGGTGTGCTAAGTAAAGACGTGATACCAACTATAAGACCAGCTTCCGATGTTGTTGCCATTGCACAACTCCTCTATGTGTTACATTCCAATGAAATCAAAGTACTTGATACCCATGGAAATGTTCTGGACACAATAGGATGTGACTGCCCTTCCCTTCCTTCTATAGCTGCAAGTCCTGACAAGAAAACCATTTACTTAACAAACTATATCAATAACAGTGTAGTGAGTATGACCGTGGAAGGCAAGATCACAGCAACCTACAAGGATAAGGATCTAGAAAAACCCTGGGGTATAACAGTAGACAACGAGGGCTTTGTTTATGTAAGAAGTAACGGGGGCATTCATCAGTTGACAAATGACTGTACTAAGGTTCAAATTATCTCAGACGACTTGTTTGGTAGAAGCATAACCCATTCTGATGCAGATAATAGACTCTACGTGGGAGAAGTTAAGAAAGTGAAAGTGTATGAACTGAAGTAGTACGTTATAATCAAAGTtcgaaaatgtaaatattagacACTCTGCAGGATGCTTCAGACATGTAAACTATCGACTTAATAAAGAAGATCTCTGAATTACAGGACATGTCAATCTATAACACTTTCAAGTTAAAATACTATGAAATTCTTAAAATAGTGAAAGCACTATCTTATTATTGAAACTAAATATTTGATAATTCCCCATATCTGTTAATCGTCTGTCGATAAGGAAAATGAAATTCGctgtttgaatattttaaacaagtaaaattaccatAAGTTACCGTAAGGTGAACCAAAAATTGACgtgttttgacaaaacttgtaCTGTATATTCTAAATTTAAACTCAACTCTTTCTAGCGTTAATTTTGAAGTCATTTTGTTGTTGCCGcgattttcatgaattataacGAAATCCGTTCGCTTGTTATTATGGACTAATTGTGCATTGTTGTTTAAAATTAGTCTTATTTAATTATCTGAGGACTCCAAAATATAGAGGTTCAACTAAAAATCATTCACGTGCTACGTCGCCGTgtacttttatacattttaacGGGACGTATCCCTATTTCCCTGTGGGAAGCTCTTTCAATGTGACTTTTCTCTCTTTATAAccatcacatggcacttaaagacttgTTTTTGTGATAGTCAATAGAATTTTTAAGATTaacctttggaagcacagaacacaaccaaACAAAATGATAGCGGACTTGTTTTGATTGCCTGTTTATTTATTATAGGTAATAAATGTGAAACTGTCCTCATATCCCTTCCACTGGCTTAAACAGTgttctattatagtaaaactgaatTGGTTGGTTAAAATCCGAATCTTAATTCATGACGAACTGTCTCAAAAATATGAACTTGACACATTTTGAGGcagcagtgttacaagaatcacACTTTGCATGTCTTGATTACAGTGTGGCttctaatattttcaatttaattttacaGTCTGAtctcttgttggttagctgtTGTGAATAATGTGTTGCTTTATTACCtattattttaaaatggaaagcaaatgacaaaagaTCATCGGCTATCCAAAAGacactttattttttatgaatgacatttgaatA
The Mercenaria mercenaria strain notata chromosome 10, MADL_Memer_1, whole genome shotgun sequence genome window above contains:
- the LOC128546401 gene encoding uncharacterized protein LOC128546401, whose amino-acid sequence is MASSRNYSKSVTAASDEIKDIYCEPCVDDGKQIEAEGFCVDCSEYLCGQCYNSHGRFKAFKHHVLQDKKNMPVDVRRTSVLDVCVEKCSKHPTKVTEYFCRSCDTLGCSACITTNHRQCQNVDHVPDIVIDLENNEEFKKFAEYFDEKLTLLKEKKNKINSRKTEVEEMKKQAKVALKEQRDEINKFFDHLENEMDKKITDIDKNNKDTLKAASDRCNIINDELNKMKTDVETNRKNGQKCELFIKMKRLKGEIEKLDSQFDMLYEESKVQRYKLVQSTQIEEIMKNTTEICRILTAKLVSEIDISSCKDKEKPCISGMSVVQRHYIAVADERNKVVKIIDTRNGRNNLISLTVSASGVLSKDVIPTIRPASDVVAIAQLLYVLHSNEIKVLDTHGNVLDTIGCDCPSLPSIAASPDKKTIYLTNYINNSVVSMTVEGKITATYKDKDLEKPWGITVDNEGFVYVRSNGGIHQLTNDCTKVQIISDDLFGRSITHSDADNRLYVGEVKKVKVYELK